The Cucurbita pepo subsp. pepo cultivar mu-cu-16 chromosome LG05, ASM280686v2, whole genome shotgun sequence nucleotide sequence TCAGACGCAAGCAAAGGCCCAAGTATTTGTCTCCATCAGTAAAACCAAACGTCTGCTGGAACACTTTTTCATAGTCACGTTCTGTAAGTAACTTCGCCCATTGATGAAGCCTGACCATGGCTGCATCAGTGACACTAGAACTAACTGTTGGAGAAACATATATGGTAGGTTAGAACATAATAAGCTTGAGAAGACATCAATCATGGATAAAAATTCAGggttagttatttatttatttttctagttTAATAATATGTTGAGTAGAGATTTCATGACCTTTTAGCTCTGAGTAAAGGAGTACATAATTAAACCAAGACCATGTTCTAATGAGAGCGATCCTGaggataggatgactaagaaagacttaaaagaagTGAAAGTCTCTACCTATACAAACAAGGTGCACCTTCtttttcggtggctcaatcataagtACTACTTCATAGTTAAGCGTACTTTGTTTGGACTAGTTTTATGTTAGCTGACCTCCTAGAAATTTTCCTAGGATGCAGgtagtgaggacaaaacatgttggaaggGCTCGTGTTTGTTTGTGGAGATAGTCTTCGCTTTTAGAAGAGAGAAGTAAGTAATGTGACCATGTCGTGGGAGATGTAGGGGAATGCTAAGGCCATTAGGTGCTGAATTTGGATTCCTAATCTGAGCATGGGCTGCTATAGTATGCCTGTTCAATTGATGAGCTATGCTCACGTTGGCTCAAATTCATTATTCTAGAAACGCCAAAAGGAACAAACAAACTCTTGGTTTTGTTTGAACTTCTAACATGtcatttgatatttgaagTTATCATTAATTGTTTGGGGCTCAATGACAACTTAAGGGAAATCCGAAACTATTGCTATACAGAAAGAAACTCTTTTAATTGTTTAGAACAAATTCACTGAAAGCTTTACCAGTTATGTCAAAGAGATGAGAGAATTAAATCTTATTTCAATATCAAAGTGAAGCAATGGGTTTCTTGTGTTAAAAATGGTCATACTAGACCTTTTCTCTAGGTTGATGTCCACTTCTCTAGGAATGGTAGAACCACTAAGGTGGTTGTTTTTCCTATGGCTAATTTTATGCTTTGTAAAGTTGTTAGTCGCTATAAAAGCCAACAAGTTGATCTGTTTGTTAATGCAATTGATTTCGAAGCTTTAGTTTGTGTGTTTTGATCTGTTTGTTAATGCAATTGATTTCAAAGCTTTAGTTGGTGTGTTTTGATCTGTTTGTTAATGCAATTGATTTCGAACCTTTAGTTTGTGTGTTTACATCTTGTTAGATTCTTGGGTAAAAACCAACACATtcagaaaagaaattgaattgaGAAAAGAACTGACAATGATTCCAGACGCTATCTGCTGCAGCCTCAACGCACCTGGTGTTATTACAAACACGCTACCTATTGGAAATGGACAAAAAAGAGAGCATCAGCATTCACAGAGGAATTATTACAAACACCTTAAGTGCATAGCAGGAGAAAGCAAAATTTCCCCATTTAGAAATGCAGAAGCAGACGATGACGAAGACGATGGGTCTCGGTTTTAAGAAGATCATAATCAGGATTGAGAATCAAAACACTGTGAAGATGATGACGTAGTTATTGGGGAATCTTACCGACAACCAACGACATGAAACGAGCTGCTGCACGGCTTCTTTCAGCATTAAAGAACTCagtgaatgaaataaaatccATTCAAGTGAGAATTTCTTCGACCACCAATCGGCAATACTTGAGATGATTTCTTTGATCATGATAGAAACTCTGGAAGCATTGGTTCACCGAGAAAACGATTCAAAGAACGATGGTAGTGAGTGTAGCCATGGTTGAGCTAGAGGGATACAGAAAACAGGGGAAAGAGAACTTCATTGTTAGTAGCCATGAAAAGCCCACCTAGTTCGACGGAAGGAATTTGGCCAGGCTTTTGTGTTTATGGGGATGCCAGTTTTCTTGAGAACTTCATGATTTCAATAAGAAAGTATGAAAAGTTAATAATTGatatctttaatattttaaaaactatattgaGTAAATAacactaaaaattaaaattttgtatctaatataaatttttaaaccatATTGAGGCAGATACTCATTGATTTTTGTAGTTGCCAAAATTGTACGACGAACCTTTTTGTTCGAAGCATACGACCCTGATACGATCAGACTATCAGACTAAAGGATTAgccaaaaaaaatgtaaggAAGTTAACATGAGGAAGCATATACACCATTTCCATCTCCAAAATCATCCACCAAAGTTTCAAAGAGAGGGCAAAACAAATGATCAATTCACAAGTCCAAAAGGCATGGTTTCTACAAGATTTACAAAGTATTGTTGAAGTTAAAGGAACCCTTATTTTATGTCCACCACCATAACGTACACAGCTTTTTCAAGACACACATCCAATAAACTGCAACATCTTATTAGAACAAAAGCAAGCACACTATAAGTAACAAGACAAAGGCATGATGAGATCATTTGAGTTCATCCAAACTGGGCATGGGAGTGCTTTAGTGCCTCGTTTAAACTCTTCAGAGCACTGCTGAACGATAAAAATCCTACGAACCAGAACTCATACCCATCCTTTGTGACTATGTGAATGTCTTTTTCTGAGGGGTTGAGAAGATTTGGAGAAGGGTGGGCTGTTGCCAGGCGATTCAGATCTATCACCACCTACAAATTGATAAACATGCTTGAGAGATGGCTCTAAATAGTTAAGTGCTAAGAAAATCCCATAGCTAAGCTAAAGATTCATTCTGCCAACATTCCAATTAATTCAGGTCAACATTGTTCAGATATCTAAGAGGAATAGATGCAAATCAATTTCTAATCTCTGCAACATAATTGGAGTAGCTAAACAAGATCCAGGGCTCAGAACGCCTTTTCTTAtggtaaattttcatttcaatttatcagctaagttttgatttttcgaTTTTGCAAACCATGAACTCAGTAAGAACTATGAAGAAATTTCTGGTAGTTTGAAGCCAACTTCAAGAAGTCAGggtttctaaaaaataatccaaTTTCGAGTCTAGACTCCTTCAAAGCAGTTTACTATCTTCTTTTACTTGGATCATATATGATTATTGTATCACCTTTAACCAGGTGTTGTGGAAGTGGATTGGGGGTTGGCCAAAATTATCAGGCAAGCTTCTAACCAACTAGGACTCGTGATCCCATAGTTTAGGCATACCATTGACTTCAGTAGAGGACCGAGAATCATTGTAAGGGGAAAATGGCCTAAGATACGTCCTACCTTACCCCTTGActagtaaagaaaaaaaccctttACTCAAAGAAATAGTGTCAAGCTTTCGAGTCTTGAAACTGTCACCTAATCTCCCAACATGCGCAAAAACCGAGAGCCGTCCAAGGACTGGACAACCAG carries:
- the LOC111794963 gene encoding GLABRA2 expression modulator-like; the encoded protein is MIKEIISSIADWWSKKFSLEWILFHSLSSLMLKEAVQQLVSCRWLSRVCNNTRCVEAAADSVWNHFSSSVTDAAMVRLHQWAKLLTERDYEKVFQQTFGFTDGDKYLGLCLRLNTSSGPVNGTLYISTKMVAFYSKFPLRHSSSPGQPQWIHDRVVKAV